The following coding sequences lie in one Thermodesulforhabdaceae bacterium genomic window:
- a CDS encoding tetratricopeptide repeat protein, which translates to MSRLYEIIRQMEERSSSPISHQEMVVISPPEEDSQVRKWWRSYRIAVLVGVVTIFAVAGITVGPRLIPDVATKSKSGLHEHSHVASTNSSAPFPSMGSSSKESSQELSSEPEKSEKKDTQTSDINYAQSNEPSISKENESLKQEDPLSSKDKIVSPEPEKTSDSKKTKARSTKTQVETNKKTGTPRRIDSPNPSTHTASRDSIPVTPTKTNSEKHTTPQQHLASVAAPQSGMIVLAEEARQRGDIDEAMQLYKQYLSLYQDPYVMNNLSGILITKGQIKEAEQILQEAFKLAPADPDIAANLIGVEIMLGRSNQACEIFSRFKKDSTLAPPPSIKALEPYLANCQ; encoded by the coding sequence ATGAGCCGGCTTTATGAGATAATCCGCCAGATGGAGGAACGCTCTTCTTCGCCCATTTCTCACCAGGAAATGGTTGTTATCTCGCCCCCAGAAGAAGACTCTCAGGTTAGAAAATGGTGGCGATCTTATCGAATTGCCGTTCTGGTTGGAGTTGTTACTATTTTTGCCGTTGCAGGGATCACTGTTGGACCTCGCTTGATTCCGGATGTTGCAACCAAAAGTAAAAGTGGCTTACATGAACATTCCCATGTTGCATCTACAAATTCTTCCGCTCCATTCCCCAGTATGGGGTCTTCTTCAAAAGAATCTTCCCAGGAACTTTCCTCGGAACCGGAAAAATCAGAAAAAAAGGATACACAAACTTCGGATATTAACTATGCTCAATCCAACGAACCATCTATCAGCAAAGAAAATGAATCTCTCAAACAAGAAGATCCATTATCAAGCAAGGATAAAATTGTCTCACCTGAACCAGAAAAAACAAGCGATTCTAAGAAAACAAAGGCTCGGTCAACAAAAACACAGGTGGAAACCAACAAAAAGACTGGAACACCTCGCCGTATTGATTCTCCTAACCCCAGTACACACACCGCCAGTAGGGACTCTATTCCCGTAACTCCAACAAAAACAAATTCAGAAAAACATACTACGCCACAACAACACCTCGCCAGTGTAGCAGCACCTCAGAGCGGCATGATTGTGCTGGCTGAAGAAGCCAGACAGCGTGGAGATATTGACGAAGCCATGCAGCTTTACAAACAGTATCTGAGCTTATACCAGGATCCCTATGTTATGAACAATTTAAGCGGAATACTGATTACAAAGGGGCAAATCAAAGAAGCCGAACAAATTCTCCAGGAAGCCTTTAAGCTTGCTCCAGCCGACCCGGACATTGCAGCAAATCTAATTGGAGTCGAAATAATGCTTGGAAGATCAAATCAAGCCTGTGAAATTTTCTCTAGATTCAAAAAAGACTCAACGCTGGCACCGCCGCCATCTATTAAGGCTCTTGAGCCTTATCTCGCCAATTGTCAGTAG
- a CDS encoding AAA family ATPase, which yields MPGDYLSFFGLSDHPFRLTPDTRYFFPSSKHKAVLEVMKYGIDRGEGFIVVTGDPGAGKTMLLRVLLKELDPNFETALIIAPTLEPKELLQAILEDLGVDFNPSDTKERLVKKFRDYLLDLVNKGKRLLLVIDEAQNLPLSSIEEIRLLSNLELEDRKLFQILMVGQPSLASKLKSPELSQLAQRISVWEHVAHLSSDEMIWYIQHRLGRAGGSHIPIEKGVEKILHRTTRGIPRLINKVMDRSLLVMAAKFQRRLTKDIVKEAVRSLGPTLDDTGIKGSSWNWVTVGLICLSGLALVFVGFLIWWFLGKRP from the coding sequence ATGCCTGGTGATTATCTATCTTTTTTTGGACTGAGCGACCACCCCTTTCGGCTCACGCCCGACACCCGGTATTTCTTTCCATCTTCAAAGCACAAAGCTGTCCTTGAAGTAATGAAATACGGCATAGATAGAGGCGAAGGGTTCATTGTCGTAACAGGGGATCCCGGAGCAGGCAAAACGATGTTACTGAGAGTTCTCTTAAAAGAGCTCGACCCAAATTTTGAAACAGCTCTTATTATTGCTCCTACCCTCGAACCAAAGGAACTTCTTCAGGCTATACTTGAGGATCTTGGGGTAGATTTTAACCCTTCAGATACCAAAGAACGACTTGTAAAAAAATTCCGCGATTATCTGCTGGATCTTGTAAACAAGGGAAAAAGACTACTTCTTGTAATAGACGAAGCGCAAAATCTTCCACTTTCAAGTATTGAAGAAATAAGACTTTTATCAAATCTGGAACTGGAAGACAGGAAACTTTTTCAGATACTTATGGTGGGCCAGCCTTCACTCGCATCTAAACTTAAATCGCCTGAACTATCTCAGCTTGCTCAACGGATCAGTGTTTGGGAACATGTGGCTCATCTGTCATCCGATGAAATGATTTGGTATATTCAACACAGGCTAGGAAGAGCCGGAGGAAGTCATATCCCGATAGAAAAGGGGGTTGAAAAGATATTACATCGCACTACCAGGGGAATACCCAGACTTATAAACAAAGTAATGGACAGATCTTTACTTGTTATGGCGGCAAAGTTTCAGCGAAGACTCACAAAAGATATTGTAAAAGAGGCAGTTCGATCTCTTGGTCCCACGCTTGACGATACCGGGATTAAAGGAAGTTCCTGGAATTGGGTCACTGTGGGATTGATTTGCCTATCGGGATTGGCTTTGGTTTTTGTCGGCTTTCTCATCTGGTGGTTTTTGGGGAAAAGACCATGA
- a CDS encoding type II secretion system F family protein, which produces MPLIRYKAFDPGTGSISVERDDCEDIRELIARLRTEGKLLLSYKRERRLLPEKKVSRLEMAEMCRNLSFLISAGVPIIQGLEDIAAMTEHKVLARTLRRVVTDIRSGMSFAESLEQHKKVFPPIVRNLAAIGEATGKLETAMSEAAAHLTRVHEIITQSNRAMIYPAFVVSAIGIALGVWFFYVLPKIFAVFQEMHIRLPLATRILMEVVKILKQYWLVAPALVALIAIWIALARIYEPIGYRTEQFLLKVPILRNAKRLSIMAFFFEYLSLILEAGIDILTGLKIMAESVESRIMKRIIPSISEDIQAGRMFSESCDRTKFFKPMEIRIMRIGEESGKLPEQLKILGDFYYKKLIEFVEALPKIIEPLLITVVGIVFLIIVVALMGPVYELISAIGKAY; this is translated from the coding sequence ATGCCCCTTATCAGGTATAAAGCCTTTGATCCAGGAACTGGAAGTATAAGCGTTGAGAGGGACGACTGCGAGGATATTCGCGAACTGATCGCCAGACTGCGAACGGAAGGAAAACTTCTACTTTCCTACAAAAGGGAAAGGCGCTTACTTCCAGAAAAAAAGGTTTCACGGCTTGAAATGGCTGAGATGTGCAGAAATCTTTCATTTTTGATATCAGCTGGGGTTCCTATTATTCAGGGGCTTGAAGATATTGCCGCCATGACTGAACACAAAGTCCTTGCCAGGACTCTAAGGCGGGTCGTTACCGATATACGAAGTGGAATGTCTTTTGCCGAAAGTCTTGAACAACACAAAAAAGTCTTTCCCCCCATTGTTAGAAATCTTGCCGCAATAGGCGAAGCGACCGGAAAGCTAGAAACCGCAATGTCTGAAGCTGCTGCGCATTTAACCAGAGTTCACGAAATCATCACTCAAAGTAACAGAGCAATGATCTATCCCGCCTTTGTAGTAAGCGCCATTGGTATTGCTCTGGGGGTCTGGTTTTTCTACGTTCTTCCCAAAATCTTTGCGGTCTTTCAGGAAATGCATATACGTCTTCCTCTGGCAACGAGAATTCTCATGGAAGTCGTTAAAATACTTAAACAATACTGGCTTGTTGCTCCTGCACTGGTTGCCCTGATAGCGATATGGATAGCTCTTGCAAGAATTTATGAACCCATAGGCTACAGGACAGAGCAATTTCTTCTTAAGGTTCCCATATTACGGAATGCAAAGCGGCTTTCTATAATGGCTTTCTTTTTCGAATACCTCAGTCTAATACTGGAAGCGGGGATAGATATTCTCACGGGGCTAAAAATCATGGCGGAAAGCGTCGAAAGCAGGATAATGAAGCGGATAATTCCTTCTATATCTGAAGATATTCAGGCAGGTCGCATGTTTTCAGAATCATGTGATCGAACAAAATTTTTCAAACCCATGGAAATTCGCATTATGCGAATAGGGGAGGAAAGTGGGAAACTCCCGGAACAACTTAAGATCCTTGGAGATTTCTACTACAAAAAGCTTATTGAATTTGTAGAGGCTTTACCCAAAATTATTGAGCCTCTGCTCATAACCGTAGTGGGCATAGTATTTCTCATCATAGTAGTTGCACTTATGGGTCCTGTGTATGAACTAATATCGGCTATAGGGAAGGCTTACTAA
- a CDS encoding GspE/PulE family protein — protein sequence MQKKPIGQILKEEGFIREEHIEFALKEQKATGERLGEVLTRIGIVTDFEIAKVVAKQANMDFLDTRTVNPDPAALAKIPARFARDRTVLPFALEKGALHVAISDPFDQVAIEGITSFAGARFKPFIAPENELKKMIEWHYYFLETPVDKEIEKIQQTLVRNPSANIPVDDLIRNILVLGIVNRATDIHISPTAQTSRIFYRIDGLLDLAFVFPITVHSRLVSAIKVRSGMDIAERRLPQDGRMSFEFLGESYDLRVSTVQLPRGENLVIRLLPTRSTILHLSSLGFSSAEVAKLEELFRKPYGMVLVTGPTGSGKTTTLYSALRMIDVIHLNVLTVENPIEYNFPLIRQTQTLEEIGYDFSTAIRHFMRQDPDVILVGEIRDEKTAQMAIRAALTGHLLLSTVHANNAISAIPRLREFGITPEMLASTLLGITAQRLVRTICPHCKELYKPETRLLAKFNLPPEGEYYHGKGCQHCRGKGYIGRTSITEIIIVSERLQKLIAENATITAMLDVLKEENFQDLRESAKQKILSGITTVEEANRVLG from the coding sequence ATGCAAAAAAAACCAATAGGACAGATCCTTAAAGAAGAAGGATTCATAAGAGAAGAGCACATTGAGTTCGCTCTTAAAGAACAGAAAGCCACCGGCGAGCGACTGGGTGAAGTGCTTACTCGCATAGGCATAGTTACGGACTTTGAAATCGCCAAAGTCGTTGCAAAACAGGCTAACATGGATTTTTTAGACACGAGAACCGTAAATCCAGACCCTGCAGCACTTGCAAAAATACCCGCAAGGTTTGCTCGCGATCGCACCGTTCTTCCCTTTGCTCTCGAAAAAGGAGCTCTCCACGTAGCAATCAGCGATCCTTTTGATCAAGTTGCTATAGAAGGCATAACATCTTTTGCGGGAGCGAGATTTAAGCCTTTTATCGCTCCTGAAAACGAACTAAAAAAAATGATCGAATGGCATTACTATTTTCTTGAAACTCCCGTGGACAAAGAAATAGAAAAAATTCAACAAACTCTCGTTCGCAATCCATCAGCGAACATCCCGGTAGATGATCTGATAAGAAACATACTTGTGCTCGGCATAGTGAACAGAGCAACAGACATACATATTTCTCCAACTGCTCAAACCTCAAGAATATTCTACCGAATCGATGGACTGCTGGATTTAGCCTTTGTCTTTCCCATAACCGTTCACAGCCGACTTGTCAGTGCTATTAAAGTTCGCTCAGGAATGGACATAGCCGAACGGCGTCTCCCTCAGGATGGTAGAATGAGCTTTGAATTCCTCGGCGAGTCCTATGATCTCAGGGTTTCAACCGTTCAGCTACCACGTGGAGAAAACCTGGTCATTCGCCTTCTTCCCACACGTTCCACAATTCTTCATCTTTCATCACTTGGATTCAGCTCTGCTGAAGTTGCCAAACTGGAAGAACTTTTTCGAAAGCCTTACGGGATGGTGCTGGTTACAGGTCCAACAGGTAGCGGAAAGACGACAACCCTTTACTCCGCTCTTCGAATGATTGACGTAATTCATCTCAACGTTCTTACTGTGGAAAATCCCATAGAATATAACTTTCCTCTAATCCGACAAACTCAGACCCTGGAAGAAATCGGTTATGATTTTTCAACGGCTATCCGTCATTTTATGCGGCAGGATCCTGATGTTATTCTTGTAGGAGAAATCCGTGATGAAAAGACTGCTCAAATGGCTATAAGAGCCGCGCTAACCGGGCATCTTCTTCTGTCCACAGTTCACGCTAACAACGCCATTTCGGCAATTCCAAGATTGAGAGAGTTTGGAATAACCCCGGAAATGCTTGCATCCACGCTTCTCGGGATAACTGCCCAGCGCCTCGTCCGAACTATTTGTCCTCATTGTAAAGAACTTTATAAGCCTGAAACCAGGCTTCTTGCAAAATTCAACCTTCCCCCTGAAGGAGAATACTACCACGGTAAAGGATGCCAGCACTGTCGCGGAAAAGGTTACATAGGGAGAACTTCAATTACTGAAATCATCATCGTTTCTGAAAGACTGCAGAAGCTCATTGCTGAAAATGCTACGATTACTGCAATGCTTGATGTGCTGAAAGAGGAAAATTTTCAAGATCTTAGAGAGAGCGCTAAACAAAAGATTCTTTCCGGGATAACAACCGTTGAAGAAGCCAACAGAGTTTTAGGATAA
- a CDS encoding prepilin-type N-terminal cleavage/methylation domain-containing protein, which translates to MNLNKNQKGFTLVELAIVLVIIGIILGAVLKGQELITNAKIKRAYNQYREILAAVYTYYDRYGKYPGDDNTAQSRWPVATNGDNDGIIDGFTLGCGAGVTTETCQAWLHMRLANILTGPTDANEGTRAPSNVFGGSIGIGYTGIPGLTTMWIAFDNMPGDICQMLDQMYDDGTYNSGSIRGSGNYNTTPSGVYDLYFRL; encoded by the coding sequence ATGAATCTCAACAAGAATCAAAAAGGTTTCACTCTCGTTGAACTTGCCATTGTTCTGGTTATTATCGGGATCATTCTTGGAGCGGTTCTTAAGGGACAGGAGTTGATAACAAATGCGAAAATTAAGAGAGCTTACAACCAATACCGTGAGATTCTAGCAGCTGTTTACACCTATTACGATAGATACGGCAAATATCCTGGAGATGATAACACTGCGCAATCTCGCTGGCCGGTTGCAACAAATGGAGATAACGACGGAATAATCGACGGATTTACTCTTGGGTGTGGTGCCGGAGTTACAACAGAAACATGCCAGGCATGGCTTCACATGAGATTAGCTAACATTCTAACAGGTCCCACAGATGCAAACGAAGGCACGAGAGCGCCATCAAATGTTTTCGGTGGAAGCATTGGAATTGGATACACAGGCATTCCGGGACTTACAACGATGTGGATAGCTTTTGACAATATGCCAGGAGATATATGCCAAATGCTGGATCAGATGTATGATGATGGAACTTATAATAGTGGGAGTATAAGGGGATCGGGTAATTATAATACAACTCCTAGCGGAGTATACGATCTCTATTTCAGGCTCTAG
- a CDS encoding prepilin-type N-terminal cleavage/methylation domain-containing protein yields MVAGRSKGVTLIEMAIVLVVIGLLVSLGASLIGPLTKRAKVTETKEIVDAAVEAVIGFGAKNYRLPTNSEFPQVVRTSKDAWGKDLLYFMDSNLINVPQNPAEGICGKRETQLIVCRDANCTAQAQVQNVAFLVVSGDGNFNVQTGHLTSSPCPAGKTCYRVYDQGVPDVDDYPNDFLRQEDYDDIVKWVTIDELRIKAGCQGAPLKILNNELPYGYVSSQYNATVFAEGGAPFTSGGRYRWCRQGDNPPGLNFSPNTFSSDCQNLPESSWGQADTLTITGTPSQPGSYSLMFFVRDSQGSIAQKTLVLTIHPQQSSSGSSGPIGAQVSFANNIGQFNESESSPSAVQINTSNNTIILGGGQTWTYGCSWFPTSYQLSGKTMRAYFQFRFSPPDTSPNSTTYADGFTFTLIDANAQSNTCGSAGVDIGFGGITYQSIALEIDTYPNGTGWRNDPSPYNHAALVFNGSNTHGTGLNPSCSNTSPAGCLYKQGSPTWLEDGATHTVRVEIHTRCTNNCNQCDQPGQGNDNALIKVWIDCSNCNDLTQDFSSSPPDLRHCYDLPSQLNNVKFGFTEGTGGANQTVELSNFGIGFY; encoded by the coding sequence ATGGTTGCTGGCCGTAGCAAGGGAGTTACCCTTATTGAGATGGCTATCGTCCTGGTCGTTATAGGTTTACTTGTTAGCCTTGGAGCAAGCCTTATTGGACCTCTTACCAAGCGAGCGAAAGTAACAGAAACAAAGGAAATAGTCGATGCCGCAGTAGAAGCTGTGATAGGGTTTGGTGCTAAAAATTATCGCCTTCCAACAAATTCTGAGTTTCCTCAGGTTGTGAGAACCTCTAAAGATGCTTGGGGAAAGGATCTTTTATATTTTATGGATTCCAATCTTATAAATGTCCCCCAAAATCCAGCGGAAGGTATCTGTGGCAAGAGAGAAACACAGCTAATTGTCTGTCGAGATGCTAACTGCACAGCTCAAGCTCAGGTTCAAAATGTAGCCTTTCTTGTTGTAAGCGGCGACGGAAATTTCAATGTCCAGACGGGACATCTTACATCTTCCCCGTGTCCTGCAGGCAAAACATGCTACCGAGTTTACGATCAGGGTGTTCCAGATGTAGATGACTATCCCAACGACTTCCTGAGGCAGGAAGATTATGACGATATTGTCAAGTGGGTGACTATCGACGAACTTCGCATCAAAGCGGGCTGTCAGGGTGCTCCTTTGAAAATCCTTAATAATGAACTGCCTTATGGCTACGTTAGTAGCCAGTATAATGCCACCGTTTTCGCTGAAGGCGGAGCGCCTTTTACCTCAGGAGGCAGATACAGATGGTGTCGTCAGGGGGATAATCCACCTGGTCTAAACTTCAGTCCAAATACTTTCTCATCCGATTGTCAAAACCTTCCTGAAAGTTCATGGGGGCAGGCTGATACTCTGACAATTACCGGCACACCTTCCCAGCCGGGTAGCTATTCCTTAATGTTTTTTGTAAGAGACAGTCAGGGATCCATAGCCCAGAAAACTCTGGTTTTAACTATTCATCCCCAGCAGTCTTCTTCTGGAAGTAGTGGTCCCATTGGAGCCCAGGTAAGCTTTGCAAATAACATAGGGCAATTTAACGAATCAGAAAGTAGCCCCTCGGCAGTGCAAATAAACACTTCCAACAACACCATTATACTGGGTGGAGGACAAACATGGACTTACGGTTGTTCATGGTTTCCTACAAGCTATCAACTTTCAGGAAAGACGATGAGAGCCTATTTTCAATTCAGATTTTCGCCTCCAGACACTTCACCTAATTCAACAACTTATGCCGACGGATTTACCTTCACTTTGATTGATGCGAACGCACAATCAAACACATGTGGCAGTGCAGGTGTAGATATAGGGTTTGGTGGAATTACATATCAAAGCATTGCTCTTGAAATAGATACATATCCTAATGGAACAGGATGGCGTAATGATCCATCACCTTATAACCATGCTGCTTTAGTCTTTAATGGTAGTAACACACACGGGACAGGTTTAAATCCTTCCTGCTCGAATACATCTCCTGCAGGATGTTTATATAAACAAGGGTCACCTACATGGCTTGAAGATGGAGCAACTCATACGGTAAGAGTGGAAATACATACAAGATGCACTAATAATTGCAATCAATGTGACCAGCCTGGACAGGGAAATGACAATGCTTTGATAAAAGTCTGGATCGACTGTAGCAACTGTAACGATCTTACGCAGGATTTTTCTTCTTCTCCTCCTGATTTAAGACACTGCTATGATCTTCCTTCACAATTAAATAATGTGAAATTTGGCTTTACAGAAGGGACAGGTGGTGCGAACCAGACTGTTGAATTATCAAATTTTGGAATAGGTTTTTACTAA
- a CDS encoding ferritin family protein, whose translation MSQKESLIKVYEYALNQEHTGKAFFETSLKHLSVGAAVEAFKTLIEEEEKHIRFINSILQKLRQGEEVNVDALLDASLQPTDFFTKRAESQFLSESVYSSMVPDITVFNTAWLIEKDISDFYARMAEKASGEVRRAFLMLSAWEKTHEEFFRAYRDKLQEIYANLPWGG comes from the coding sequence ATGTCCCAAAAAGAGAGCCTAATAAAAGTTTACGAATACGCCCTGAATCAGGAACACACAGGGAAAGCTTTTTTTGAGACATCATTGAAACATCTTTCTGTAGGAGCCGCCGTGGAAGCCTTCAAGACCCTTATCGAGGAAGAGGAAAAACACATCAGGTTTATAAATTCTATTCTTCAGAAGTTACGTCAGGGCGAAGAGGTGAATGTGGATGCTCTACTTGATGCAAGCCTTCAACCAACCGATTTTTTTACTAAAAGAGCTGAGTCGCAATTTTTGTCAGAATCGGTTTATAGCTCTATGGTGCCGGACATTACCGTTTTCAATACCGCCTGGCTTATCGAAAAGGACATAAGCGATTTTTACGCTCGCATGGCGGAAAAAGCCTCAGGTGAAGTTCGTAGAGCCTTTTTGATGCTTTCGGCGTGGGAAAAGACCCATGAGGAATTCTTCAGAGCCTATCGTGACAAGCTCCAGGAAATTTATGCTAATCTTCCCTGGGGTGGTTAA
- a CDS encoding SagB/ThcOx family dehydrogenase: MGGWAYYRETTYSRGKLGGGWWERGDVPSVFKVYPGLPTVSLPRDITFPSSTLEEILLQRSDSGVSSRLSSFSLPVLSSFLFLSYGVTLVLRDERFSFRTVPSAGALYPAELYIAVCGAPELRSGIYNYNAGRHSLTELARLDESRNPSPALQAFVTGIFYRSSCKYRERAFRYVLLDCGHLLEQVFLAGQAVGFHPVFRTSSRPPLQSASSWEDLLAVDPQHEIVLGTVVFENSPDYSNMEYSADPEYLKSFSKVAKRAPVPPSILEVSKATSRDIVSIGAELQSAIDQKVKGEIAPDYIPLNVPFASATLSRRSRRNYLIRSIQSNAVVSFARTLEDFLFIDDFKILFVMERCEESFPNGIYELVAGNNGARLSLLKQGTFLRSIAHASLDQTWLGDAVIHVIMVARIAEAEKRSGPGAYRNLLIHTGRAGQRIYLVSEALGLGCCGVGAFYDVEVRNVLGLPDDWDVLYLLGIGLVK; encoded by the coding sequence ATGGGAGGATGGGCATACTACAGAGAAACAACATATAGTAGAGGAAAACTGGGGGGAGGGTGGTGGGAAAGAGGAGATGTGCCTTCAGTTTTTAAAGTTTACCCCGGTCTCCCAACAGTTTCTCTTCCCAGAGATATTACTTTCCCGTCTTCAACTCTGGAAGAAATCCTGTTGCAAAGATCTGATTCAGGAGTATCATCCCGACTTTCGTCATTCTCCCTGCCAGTTCTCAGTTCTTTCCTGTTTTTGAGTTACGGTGTCACTTTAGTGCTTAGAGATGAGCGGTTTTCTTTTCGCACGGTCCCATCGGCTGGAGCTCTCTACCCCGCAGAACTTTACATAGCTGTTTGCGGTGCTCCTGAACTTCGCTCAGGTATTTATAACTACAACGCTGGACGCCACAGCCTTACAGAACTTGCCAGATTAGATGAATCCCGTAATCCTTCGCCAGCGCTTCAGGCTTTTGTAACAGGAATTTTTTATCGCTCCTCCTGTAAATACCGCGAACGTGCTTTCCGCTACGTTCTGCTCGATTGCGGACATCTTCTTGAACAGGTCTTCCTTGCCGGACAGGCTGTAGGATTTCATCCCGTATTCAGGACATCTTCCAGGCCGCCGCTTCAGAGTGCCTCATCCTGGGAAGATCTACTGGCTGTCGATCCTCAACATGAAATAGTTCTGGGAACAGTAGTGTTTGAAAACTCTCCTGACTACTCGAATATGGAATACAGTGCTGATCCGGAATATCTTAAATCCTTCAGCAAAGTGGCAAAACGAGCCCCTGTTCCGCCATCCATCCTTGAAGTTTCTAAAGCCACATCTAGAGATATAGTTTCTATAGGCGCTGAACTTCAGTCTGCCATCGATCAGAAAGTTAAAGGCGAAATAGCTCCCGACTATATCCCTTTGAATGTGCCTTTTGCCAGTGCAACCTTATCTAGACGCTCGCGAAGGAACTATCTTATACGTTCTATTCAATCTAATGCGGTTGTGAGCTTTGCTAGAACTCTCGAGGATTTTCTCTTTATTGATGATTTCAAAATACTGTTCGTTATGGAGAGGTGTGAAGAGTCGTTCCCCAATGGTATTTACGAACTCGTTGCGGGGAACAACGGGGCGAGGCTTTCTTTGCTAAAGCAAGGAACTTTCCTTCGTTCTATTGCTCATGCATCTCTGGATCAAACGTGGCTTGGAGACGCTGTAATTCATGTTATCATGGTTGCTCGCATAGCCGAGGCGGAAAAGCGAAGCGGCCCTGGAGCTTACAGAAACCTACTCATTCACACAGGACGGGCAGGTCAACGGATCTATCTTGTGTCTGAAGCTCTTGGGCTTGGATGCTGTGGGGTGGGAGCATTTTACGATGTGGAAGTAAGAAACGTTTTGGGCTTGCCTGATGATTGGGATGTTCTGTATTTACTTGGAATAGGATTGGTTAAGTAA
- the gmd gene encoding GDP-mannose 4,6-dehydratase, which produces MSKRALITGIRGQDGAYLAKFLLKQGYEVWGADRRSGDSSWWRLRELGIAADINFVYMDLMEQTNVIDVIKKLQPDELYNLAAQSFVSASFEQPYVTTEVNSLGVLRILEAVKHFSPQTRFYQASTSEMFGKAQTIPQNEKTPFYPRSPYAISKLYAHWMTVNYREAYGLFACSGILFNHESPLRGLEFVTRKITYGVARIKHKLQDKIILGNLNAKRDWGYAKEYVEAMWLMLQQDQPDDYVVASGKSHTVREFTEMAFRAVDIDIVWEGEGVNEKGRDAKTGRVLVEVSPEFFRPAEVDVLIGDSSKAREKLGWVPKTSLEELVQIMVEADLRRVAMQVP; this is translated from the coding sequence GTGTCCAAAAGAGCTTTGATTACCGGTATTAGAGGTCAGGATGGTGCCTATCTTGCTAAATTTCTTCTGAAACAGGGTTACGAAGTATGGGGAGCAGACAGACGAAGTGGCGATTCAAGCTGGTGGAGACTAAGAGAACTCGGTATTGCGGCGGACATTAACTTCGTTTACATGGATCTTATGGAACAAACAAACGTTATTGATGTGATTAAAAAACTTCAACCTGATGAACTCTACAACCTGGCAGCTCAGAGTTTTGTGAGCGCATCTTTTGAACAGCCTTATGTGACAACCGAGGTTAACTCTCTGGGTGTTTTGAGAATTCTTGAAGCTGTAAAGCATTTTTCGCCGCAAACTAGATTCTACCAGGCATCCACATCAGAAATGTTTGGTAAGGCTCAGACTATCCCTCAAAACGAAAAAACCCCCTTTTATCCCAGAAGTCCCTACGCTATTTCAAAACTTTACGCTCACTGGATGACGGTAAATTATCGTGAAGCCTATGGCTTATTTGCCTGCTCTGGCATTCTTTTCAACCATGAGTCGCCTCTTAGGGGCCTTGAGTTTGTCACAAGGAAAATTACCTACGGAGTTGCACGAATCAAACATAAGCTTCAAGATAAAATCATTCTTGGTAACCTGAACGCTAAGCGTGACTGGGGATATGCTAAAGAATATGTAGAAGCGATGTGGCTTATGCTTCAGCAAGATCAGCCCGATGACTACGTTGTGGCTTCTGGAAAGTCTCACACCGTGCGCGAATTCACTGAGATGGCTTTCCGCGCCGTGGATATCGATATCGTTTGGGAAGGAGAGGGTGTAAATGAAAAGGGACGGGATGCTAAAACGGGGCGAGTCCTTGTGGAAGTGTCCCCGGAGTTTTTCCGTCCTGCAGAAGTAGATGTTCTTATCGGAGATTCATCAAAGGCTCGAGAAAAACTTGGCTGGGTGCCAAAGACCAGCCTTGAAGAATTGGTGCAGATAATGGTTGAAGCTGATCTCAGGCGAGTGGCTATGCAGGTGCCTTAA